The Bacillus sp. Y1 genome has a window encoding:
- a CDS encoding pyruvate, water dikinase regulatory protein — MVHKKIVYVVSDSVGDTAEFVVKAVATQFNGGLVEIRRNSYVNDIEDIDHAIMLAKSDYSIIAYTIVVPHLKDHLDRRSSEEGIVAVDLLSPLMNAFVTRFNTEPHHQPGLMRKLDEEYFKKIEAIEFAVKYDDGRDPRGVTMADIVLIGVSRTSKTPLSMYLAHQRFKVANVPLVPEIDPPEELFEIPRKNCVGLIISPDKLNEIRRERLKAMGIPSHAKYASFERILNELDHAENIMKRVGCPIIDVSNKAVEETAGLILEVLKKKRSF, encoded by the coding sequence TTGGTACATAAAAAAATAGTTTATGTGGTTTCAGATTCAGTTGGAGATACAGCTGAGTTTGTAGTAAAAGCAGTGGCAACACAATTTAATGGTGGGCTAGTAGAAATTCGTCGCAATTCATATGTAAACGACATTGAAGATATTGATCATGCGATTATGCTAGCAAAGAGTGATTATTCTATTATTGCCTATACCATTGTTGTTCCGCATCTAAAGGATCATTTAGACAGACGTTCAAGTGAAGAAGGAATAGTAGCGGTTGATTTACTTAGTCCGTTAATGAATGCGTTTGTTACTAGATTTAATACAGAGCCTCATCATCAACCTGGCTTAATGCGAAAACTGGATGAGGAATACTTTAAAAAGATTGAAGCGATTGAATTTGCAGTGAAGTACGATGACGGACGGGATCCAAGGGGAGTAACAATGGCCGATATTGTTTTGATCGGAGTGTCACGGACCTCAAAAACACCTTTATCAATGTATCTGGCTCATCAACGATTTAAAGTAGCTAATGTACCATTAGTGCCTGAGATAGACCCGCCAGAGGAACTGTTTGAAATTCCACGGAAAAATTGTGTTGGGTTGATAATTTCCCCGGATAAATTAAATGAAATTCGCAGGGAACGGTTAAAGGCTATGGGAATCCCCTCTCATGCCAAATATGCAAGTTTCGAACGAATTCTTAACGAACTAGACCATGCTGAAAATATAATGAAACGAGTTGGCTGTCCGATCATTGATGTTTCAAATAAAGCAGTAGAAGAAACTGCTGGTTTAATTTTAGAAGTGTTAAAAAAGAAAAGGAGCTTTTAA
- a CDS encoding HAD family hydrolase, whose translation MKKAIFLDIDGTLVNDKLIIPESAKLAVQKARENGHLVFICTGRSKALIFPEILEVGFDGIIGSAGGYIEIEQEVLLHVNVKIEDVKHVIDFLTHHGIEFNLESNSGIFTSKNGNTRIRSILEQLQNANLNPKVEIEKGFESITNTIIESEDLLRDDINKISFFGSKLPLERIKEEFASKFTVIPSTVAAFGENCGEISILGVNKATGIEKIINHLNIKKEDTFGYGDSWNDLEMLEFVQYGIAMGNANETVKKIANDVTDTHDEDGIYNSFKKYGLI comes from the coding sequence ATGAAAAAGGCTATTTTTTTGGACATCGATGGAACTTTGGTTAACGATAAACTTATAATCCCTGAATCAGCCAAACTTGCCGTACAAAAGGCTAGAGAAAATGGCCACCTTGTTTTTATTTGTACGGGAAGATCAAAAGCGCTAATTTTCCCTGAAATACTGGAAGTCGGATTCGATGGGATTATTGGTTCTGCTGGAGGATACATAGAAATCGAACAAGAGGTGTTATTACATGTAAATGTTAAAATAGAGGATGTAAAGCATGTAATAGACTTTTTAACCCATCATGGCATCGAGTTTAATCTCGAATCAAACAGCGGTATATTTACTAGTAAAAATGGTAACACCCGTATCCGTTCCATTTTAGAACAATTACAAAATGCTAATCTTAATCCAAAGGTAGAAATCGAAAAAGGATTTGAATCTATTACCAATACGATCATTGAGAGTGAAGACTTACTTAGAGATGATATTAATAAGATTTCCTTTTTTGGATCAAAATTACCCCTTGAGAGGATAAAAGAAGAATTCGCATCTAAATTCACGGTCATTCCTAGTACAGTAGCTGCATTCGGAGAAAATTGTGGTGAAATATCCATTCTTGGTGTAAATAAGGCGACAGGTATTGAAAAGATCATTAATCACTTAAACATAAAAAAAGAGGATACCTTTGGATATGGCGATAGCTGGAATGATTTAGAAATGCTTGAATTCGTTCAGTACGGAATCGCAATGGGAAATGCAAATGAAACAGTTAAGAAAATAGCTAATGATGTGACAGACACACATGATGAGGATGGTATCTATAATAGTTTTAAAAAATATGGATTGATCTAA
- a CDS encoding bh protein, with protein MKITEYDVSLYCSRCHEETLHCVQYLNDKISSTECTNCHRKIDMHLNPKRELYKEIYKRILSKPTRLTQEYRDDLNKFIGEFPKRALSKPYRLMRYVDETREALKKLKNFK; from the coding sequence TTGAAAATCACAGAGTATGATGTCTCCCTATATTGTTCACGTTGTCATGAAGAAACACTTCATTGTGTTCAGTACTTAAACGATAAAATCTCAAGTACAGAGTGTACAAATTGTCACCGTAAAATTGATATGCACCTGAATCCTAAAAGAGAATTATATAAAGAGATTTATAAACGAATTTTATCGAAACCAACCAGACTTACACAAGAATATAGAGATGATTTAAATAAGTTCATTGGAGAGTTTCCAAAACGGGCACTAAGTAAACCGTATCGTCTTATGAGATACGTAGATGAAACAAGGGAAGCCCTCAAAAAGTTAAAAAATTTCAAATGA
- a CDS encoding DUF3231 family protein encodes MSHTKNNRPIVELTVNEVSNIWSSYIKSSMELRLFEYFYASTENIEIKQVVEKMLNQSQENLSELKEIFIKENLTIPLGFTNEDVRIDAHKVFSDTFILYFCFDLTHLSMSTYPSAISDCTRSDVRNHFQKNIAFSVNIQNELVNLMLSQGVYLKPPQVAIDSDIEFADSMTYLNGLFGGSRPLNAAEISNLSRIAHRAQFSKMVFVTFSKLANEKELKQHFSKGRDGLEKVLQLLQEVLDKENIPISASGDYKIFDVEMSPFSDKLMLFFVNTCLGIFCFTMVNQAMTSSLRTDIVSKLGKISDDMKKYYGLGLLLAIKEKWFEQPPQIVNRKV; translated from the coding sequence ATGAGTCATACCAAAAACAATAGGCCTATTGTCGAACTAACCGTAAACGAGGTCTCAAACATTTGGTCTTCCTATATAAAAAGTAGTATGGAGTTAAGGCTTTTTGAGTACTTTTATGCAAGCACAGAAAATATTGAAATAAAACAAGTGGTAGAAAAGATGTTAAATCAATCTCAAGAAAATCTTAGTGAACTGAAGGAGATATTTATTAAAGAGAATCTTACAATTCCTCTTGGTTTTACGAATGAAGACGTAAGGATTGATGCACACAAAGTATTTTCCGATACATTTATTTTGTACTTTTGTTTTGATCTAACACACCTATCGATGAGTACCTATCCATCTGCAATATCTGATTGCACTAGAAGCGATGTGCGAAATCATTTTCAAAAAAACATTGCTTTTTCTGTAAACATACAGAATGAACTAGTGAATTTGATGTTATCACAAGGAGTATATTTGAAACCTCCACAAGTAGCGATAGATAGTGATATAGAATTTGCTGATTCAATGACCTACCTCAATGGTCTTTTTGGTGGATCAAGACCACTTAATGCTGCTGAAATTTCTAATCTATCTAGAATTGCTCATCGAGCACAGTTTTCAAAAATGGTATTTGTCACTTTTAGTAAATTAGCGAATGAAAAAGAGTTAAAACAACATTTTAGTAAAGGTAGGGATGGACTCGAAAAAGTATTGCAATTACTCCAAGAAGTTCTTGATAAAGAAAATATTCCGATATCAGCATCAGGAGACTACAAGATTTTTGATGTAGAGATGTCTCCATTCTCCGATAAATTAATGTTGTTTTTTGTGAATACTTGTTTGGGAATATTCTGTTTTACAATGGTAAATCAGGCGATGACTTCCAGTTTAAGAACCGATATTGTTTCTAAACTTGGCAAAATTTCTGACGATATGAAGAAATATTATGGTTTAGGTTTACTATTAGCAATAAAAGAAAAATGGTTTGAACAACCTCCACAAATAGTAAATAGAAAAGTCTAG
- a CDS encoding D-glycero-alpha-D-manno-heptose-1,7-bisphosphate 7-phosphatase, translating to MSERAVFLDRDGVINEVLTKRVKFVNKPSELFFLPGVPEAIRKLNEVFGDNIFVVTNQGGVGLGFMKVNQLETIHEHMIGELNKEGAIIKDVAYCPHKPKAGCECRKPGSKMITDLAMRYHIDLAQSYMVGDTDTDIQAGKKVGTKGVFLGESDPLADAVFPDLLRASEWIIEDATKS from the coding sequence ATGAGTGAACGAGCTGTATTTTTAGATAGAGATGGCGTTATAAACGAAGTGTTAACAAAAAGAGTAAAATTCGTAAACAAGCCATCGGAATTATTTTTCTTACCTGGTGTACCAGAGGCTATTCGAAAATTAAATGAAGTGTTTGGAGACAATATTTTTGTTGTGACTAATCAGGGGGGAGTCGGGCTAGGGTTCATGAAAGTGAATCAACTGGAAACGATCCATGAACACATGATAGGTGAACTAAATAAAGAGGGAGCCATCATTAAAGATGTGGCCTACTGCCCTCATAAGCCAAAAGCGGGGTGTGAATGCAGAAAACCTGGCTCTAAAATGATTACCGACTTAGCCATGAGATATCATATTGACCTTGCTCAGTCCTATATGGTCGGTGATACTGACACTGACATCCAAGCAGGGAAGAAAGTAGGAACTAAAGGTGTATTTCTTGGAGAGAGTGACCCACTAGCAGATGCCGTATTTCCTGATTTATTAAGGGCATCTGAATGGATTATAGAAGATGCTACAAAATCTTGA
- the ppdK gene encoding pyruvate, phosphate dikinase, translating into MDKFVYLFDEGHGGMKDLLGGKGANLAEMTNIGLPVPFGFTITTQACNTYYESGKSIPDIVEKQTLEALNRLEEKMGKKLGDAQNPLLVSVRSGSVFSMPGMMDTILNLGMNDETVVGMANLTDNPRFAYDSYRRFIQMFSNVVLEIGSYYFEQFLEEMREQKGYTSDPEMTAEDWKEVIDGYKEIVKNHTKKEFPQNPFDQLFLAINAVFNSWNNQRAIVYRRLNKIPDHLGTAVNIQSMVFGNMGNDSGTGVAFTRNPSTGEKILYGEYLINAQGEDVVAGIRTPQPIETLKADLPGVFKQFAETCNLLENHYKEMQDIEFTVERGQLFILQTRNGKRTAQAAIRIAVEMVEEGLINRKTALMRVDPDQLNQLLHRRIDDKHPRTLLAKGLPASPGAATGQVVFDADEAEALANEGKKVILVRPETTPDDIHGIVASQAIVTSRGGMTSHAAVVARGMGKACICGCESLIINLKAKHFTVGKTIVNYGDIITIDGSSGEIMLGEIPMIDPELSDEFQLLLAWADQERTIGVRANADNPEDALKAFEFGAGGIGLCRTEHMFMDAKRIPLVQKMILAEHYNERMEALKELLPMQQSDFEGIFEAMQGYPVTIRLLDPPLHEFLPDKEEILVEVTKLQITHPDSAELKEKEQLLKKVSHLVEFNPMLGHRGCRLGIIYPEIYEMQAKAIFYAVVTLAKKGMEVQPEIMIPLVGHVNELKKMRQLVVDIADRVQVETGETFKYTIGTMIEIPRAALTADQIAKEADFFSFGTNDLTQTTFGFSRDDAEGKFLQAYIENKVLPENPFAVLDLDGVGKLVETGVKLGRETKPSLKAGICGEHGGEKSSIDFCYRVGLNYVSCSPYRVPIARLAAAQAPIRHEQNIEEICITT; encoded by the coding sequence ATGGATAAATTCGTATATTTATTTGATGAAGGTCATGGTGGTATGAAGGATTTGTTAGGGGGAAAAGGTGCAAACCTAGCAGAAATGACAAATATTGGTCTCCCGGTTCCCTTCGGATTTACGATTACTACCCAAGCTTGTAATACTTACTATGAATCTGGTAAATCGATACCAGATATAGTAGAAAAACAAACTTTAGAAGCTCTAAATCGCTTAGAAGAAAAAATGGGAAAAAAGCTGGGTGACGCACAAAATCCTTTGCTAGTGTCCGTTCGTTCCGGTTCAGTTTTCTCAATGCCTGGAATGATGGATACTATTTTGAACCTTGGAATGAATGATGAAACAGTAGTTGGTATGGCTAATTTAACAGATAACCCGCGTTTTGCTTATGATTCGTATCGCCGTTTCATTCAAATGTTTAGTAATGTCGTCCTTGAAATCGGTAGTTATTATTTCGAGCAATTTTTAGAAGAAATGCGAGAGCAAAAAGGCTATACCTCTGACCCTGAAATGACGGCAGAAGATTGGAAAGAGGTAATTGATGGCTATAAGGAAATCGTGAAAAATCATACAAAAAAAGAATTTCCTCAGAACCCTTTTGATCAGCTCTTCCTTGCAATCAATGCCGTATTTAATTCCTGGAACAACCAACGTGCCATCGTATATCGCCGCCTGAATAAAATTCCAGATCATTTAGGTACTGCGGTGAACATCCAAAGTATGGTGTTTGGAAATATGGGAAATGACTCTGGAACAGGTGTTGCCTTTACTAGAAATCCCTCAACTGGTGAAAAGATTCTTTACGGTGAATACTTAATCAATGCCCAGGGCGAAGACGTTGTTGCAGGTATACGAACGCCACAGCCAATTGAAACTCTAAAGGCAGATCTACCTGGGGTTTTCAAGCAATTTGCTGAAACATGCAACCTTCTGGAGAATCATTATAAAGAAATGCAAGATATTGAGTTTACCGTAGAGAGAGGGCAGCTTTTCATTTTACAAACTCGCAATGGCAAGCGCACAGCTCAGGCAGCGATTCGAATTGCTGTTGAAATGGTGGAAGAAGGTCTTATTAATAGAAAGACAGCCTTAATGCGTGTAGACCCAGATCAATTAAACCAATTACTCCACCGTCGCATCGATGACAAACATCCGCGGACATTGTTAGCAAAAGGATTACCTGCATCGCCAGGAGCAGCTACAGGTCAAGTTGTTTTCGATGCAGATGAAGCCGAGGCTTTAGCGAACGAAGGAAAGAAAGTGATCCTTGTTAGACCTGAAACGACGCCAGATGATATACATGGTATTGTTGCATCCCAAGCGATTGTAACGAGCCGTGGCGGTATGACAAGCCACGCGGCGGTGGTTGCACGTGGAATGGGGAAAGCATGTATTTGCGGGTGTGAATCTTTAATAATTAATTTGAAAGCTAAACATTTTACTGTAGGAAAAACCATTGTAAATTATGGTGATATCATTACTATTGACGGATCCTCTGGTGAGATTATGCTGGGTGAAATACCGATGATTGATCCTGAGCTATCCGATGAGTTTCAACTTTTGCTGGCTTGGGCAGACCAGGAAAGAACTATTGGAGTTCGTGCCAATGCTGATAACCCGGAAGATGCTCTGAAAGCATTTGAATTTGGAGCAGGTGGGATTGGATTATGCCGAACTGAACATATGTTTATGGATGCTAAAAGGATTCCACTCGTACAAAAAATGATTTTAGCTGAACATTACAATGAAAGAATGGAAGCGCTTAAAGAGCTTTTACCAATGCAACAAAGTGACTTTGAAGGAATATTTGAAGCGATGCAGGGTTATCCAGTTACTATTCGTTTACTAGACCCACCTCTTCATGAATTTTTACCTGATAAAGAAGAAATTTTAGTCGAAGTGACAAAGTTGCAAATCACTCACCCAGATTCAGCTGAATTAAAGGAAAAAGAGCAATTATTGAAAAAGGTTTCCCATTTAGTTGAATTCAACCCAATGTTGGGTCACCGTGGCTGCCGACTTGGTATTATTTATCCAGAAATCTATGAAATGCAGGCAAAAGCCATTTTTTATGCAGTTGTCACACTTGCCAAAAAAGGGATGGAAGTACAGCCAGAAATTATGATCCCGCTTGTTGGCCACGTTAACGAGTTAAAGAAAATGCGCCAGTTGGTCGTGGATATAGCAGATCGTGTTCAGGTAGAAACAGGGGAAACGTTCAAGTACACCATTGGAACAATGATTGAAATTCCACGCGCAGCCTTAACAGCTGATCAAATTGCAAAAGAAGCAGATTTCTTCTCATTTGGAACGAACGATTTAACACAAACAACATTTGGTTTTAGTCGTGACGATGCAGAAGGGAAATTCTTGCAAGCTTATATTGAAAATAAAGTGCTACCGGAAAATCCATTTGCGGTTCTTGATCTAGATGGTGTGGGTAAATTAGTTGAAACCGGTGTAAAGCTTGGACGTGAAACAAAGCCATCTTTAAAAGCAGGTATATGTGGTGAACATGGAGGAGAAAAGTCTTCAATCGATTTTTGCTATCGTGTTGGTCTGAATTATGTTAGCTGTTCACCATACCGTGTTCCTATTGCACGATTGGCGGCTGCACAAGCGCCTATTCGACATGAGCAAAATATAGAAGAAATTTGTATAACAACGTAA
- the pfkA gene encoding 6-phosphofructokinase: MRRIAVLTSGGDSPGMNAAIRAVVLRGIDKGLEVFGVYNGYEGLLEGNIVQMNQKFVDGIIQRGGTILRTSRSERFKLDEWQHEAIQNLKHLNIDGLVVIGGDGSFQGALKLGEKGLPVVGIPGTIDNDISGTDYSIGFNTAVSTAIDGIDKIRDTAYSHEKTSIVEVMGRGAGDIALWAGLCSEAESIIIPEASYDIKDVIARIHTARDRGQKDCIIIVAEGVCSAEDIKRELQDHIQLDARVIVLGFLQRGGTPTAYDRMIGSQMGAKAVDILLSGDHGSMVSVKNGKITSITFEQAATETHEIDMSLYQLALSLSM; the protein is encoded by the coding sequence ATGAGAAGAATTGCTGTACTAACTAGCGGAGGGGATTCTCCTGGAATGAATGCTGCCATTCGGGCGGTAGTTTTGAGAGGGATCGATAAGGGGTTAGAAGTATTCGGGGTTTACAATGGTTATGAGGGTCTGTTGGAAGGAAATATCGTTCAGATGAATCAAAAGTTTGTTGATGGTATCATACAGCGTGGGGGAACGATACTACGTACATCAAGAAGTGAGCGATTTAAATTGGATGAATGGCAACATGAAGCAATACAAAATTTAAAGCATTTAAATATTGATGGACTTGTTGTAATAGGTGGAGATGGATCTTTTCAAGGTGCGTTGAAACTAGGTGAAAAGGGACTACCGGTTGTGGGGATACCTGGAACCATCGATAATGATATATCAGGTACAGATTATTCAATAGGTTTTAATACAGCAGTAAGTACTGCAATTGATGGGATTGATAAAATTCGTGATACCGCTTATTCACACGAAAAAACTTCAATTGTGGAGGTTATGGGACGTGGTGCGGGGGACATTGCCTTATGGGCTGGACTTTGTTCAGAAGCAGAATCAATTATTATTCCGGAGGCATCTTACGATATTAAAGATGTTATTGCACGTATTCATACAGCAAGGGATCGTGGACAAAAGGATTGTATCATCATTGTTGCAGAGGGTGTGTGCAGTGCTGAGGATATAAAAAGAGAGTTACAAGACCACATACAACTAGATGCAAGGGTGATTGTACTAGGATTCTTACAACGTGGTGGGACGCCTACTGCCTATGATCGGATGATAGGTAGTCAAATGGGGGCAAAAGCTGTGGATATCCTCCTTAGTGGAGATCACGGAAGTATGGTTAGTGTAAAGAATGGTAAAATCACTTCTATCACATTTGAACAAGCTGCGACAGAAACACACGAAATTGACATGTCATTGTATCAATTAGCACT
- a CDS encoding class I SAM-dependent methyltransferase translates to MDKDQKAKVQEQFSRSAEEYVTSETHAKGNDLTAIVQWLQPSQQWTVLDVATGGGHVVKTLSPYVKQIFATDLTPQMLSTAQKHLETSCKNVSYVVADAESLPFLNETFDAVTCRIAAHHFPHPQDFIAEVSRVLKPGNRFLLIDNISPADIKLDGFINTLEKLRDESHLRCYSISEWKAWFEEQGLTIIKSEKRRKKLEFPVWVQRTTQSDKQVKAVVGYVLGADQEKLDYYSVLINDGEIKSIEIDEWMVMVEKNMN, encoded by the coding sequence ATGGATAAAGATCAAAAAGCAAAGGTTCAAGAACAGTTTTCAAGAAGTGCTGAAGAATATGTTACCAGTGAAACTCATGCAAAAGGAAATGATCTCACAGCTATTGTCCAATGGTTACAGCCTTCTCAACAATGGACAGTGTTAGATGTAGCAACAGGTGGAGGACACGTAGTCAAGACACTTTCCCCTTATGTAAAACAAATTTTCGCCACAGACCTCACACCTCAAATGCTATCTACAGCTCAAAAGCATCTTGAAACTAGTTGTAAAAATGTCTCTTATGTCGTAGCTGATGCCGAATCTTTACCCTTTTTAAATGAAACATTTGATGCGGTTACTTGTCGTATTGCCGCACATCATTTTCCACACCCTCAAGACTTTATAGCCGAAGTATCACGAGTACTCAAACCAGGAAATAGATTTTTACTCATTGATAACATCTCTCCTGCAGATATTAAGTTGGATGGCTTCATTAACACTCTAGAAAAACTTAGAGATGAAAGCCATTTAAGATGTTACTCTATTAGTGAATGGAAAGCATGGTTTGAAGAACAGGGTTTGACGATTATTAAATCGGAGAAGCGGAGAAAAAAACTTGAATTTCCAGTATGGGTCCAAAGAACAACTCAATCGGATAAACAAGTAAAAGCAGTCGTTGGTTATGTACTTGGAGCAGATCAAGAAAAGTTGGATTATTATTCAGTGTTGATAAACGATGGGGAAATTAAATCCATTGAAATTGATGAGTGGATGGTTATGGTGGAAAAGAATATGAATTAG
- a CDS encoding coiled-coil domain-containing protein, whose translation MKKTSLITIITTFTVGFSSLLTVSSVNAESIQNIQSNIVSAQQQLSSLQAQRSEVEVQIQKNEQAIADNSAKIESTNAQIVEYQAEIDQLNKVISEIEERITARNETLKARAVSYQASGGQLSYFDVVFGSKSFGDFIDRVGVVATILDADREMIEAHEADRKEVQEKYKEVEQKLNDLNSMKVELEGMQAQIAEQKANNEALRAQLVNQENDSKAEISSLQEQKAELQRAAEAAITAVSVSPKSQTGTSKGTSVNNSNSIPVSNTAVSSGSISTVINAGNKYIGNSVYVFGGGRTASDIANGRFDCSGFVSWAFSQAGVRVGASTDTLKNTGTPVSVNEMRPGDMVFFNTYKQDGHVGIYIGGGKFIGSQSSTGVAIANMSSGYWANTFNGRVMRVIH comes from the coding sequence TTGAAGAAAACTTCATTAATTACAATTATTACAACATTTACAGTAGGATTTAGTAGCTTACTTACTGTTTCATCAGTGAATGCCGAATCCATTCAAAATATTCAAAGCAATATTGTAAGCGCTCAACAACAGCTTAGTAGTTTACAAGCACAGCGTTCGGAAGTAGAAGTACAAATACAAAAAAATGAACAAGCTATTGCTGACAACAGCGCTAAAATTGAATCTACAAATGCCCAAATTGTTGAATATCAGGCTGAAATTGACCAACTAAACAAAGTAATTTCCGAGATTGAAGAACGAATTACGGCCCGTAATGAAACTTTGAAAGCCCGTGCTGTTTCGTATCAAGCTAGCGGTGGTCAGTTAAGTTATTTCGATGTAGTATTTGGTTCAAAAAGTTTTGGTGATTTTATTGACCGTGTTGGAGTAGTTGCAACAATACTCGATGCTGACCGGGAAATGATAGAAGCGCATGAAGCGGATAGAAAGGAAGTACAAGAGAAATACAAGGAAGTCGAGCAAAAGCTAAACGACCTGAACAGTATGAAGGTTGAACTAGAGGGAATGCAAGCTCAAATTGCTGAGCAAAAGGCAAACAATGAGGCTTTAAGAGCACAGTTAGTAAACCAAGAAAATGATAGTAAAGCAGAAATTTCAAGCCTTCAAGAGCAGAAAGCAGAATTACAAAGAGCTGCGGAGGCTGCGATAACAGCGGTTTCTGTCTCACCGAAATCACAAACTGGGACAAGTAAAGGAACTTCAGTTAACAACTCTAATTCAATACCTGTTTCAAATACAGCAGTCTCATCTGGTTCTATTTCGACTGTAATAAATGCAGGCAATAAATATATTGGGAATTCAGTCTATGTATTTGGTGGTGGAAGAACAGCCTCTGACATCGCGAATGGACGTTTTGACTGTTCTGGATTTGTCTCTTGGGCATTTTCACAGGCTGGTGTTCGTGTTGGTGCTAGCACGGATACTTTAAAAAATACGGGTACACCTGTATCTGTAAATGAGATGCGTCCTGGTGATATGGTATTCTTTAATACATACAAACAGGATGGACATGTTGGAATTTATATCGGCGGTGGCAAATTTATCGGATCGCAAAGCTCAACAGGTGTAGCCATTGCTAATATGTCGAGTGGATATTGGGCAAATACGTTTAATGGTAGAGTTATGAGAGTTATTCATTAA
- a CDS encoding Gfo/Idh/MocA family oxidoreductase has translation MLTIAYIGNGKSTNRYHLPFSLKNENIRVKTIYSRRDNSVWEKIPEVNYVHDLNKIWLDEEIQLVVICTPVEHYEYAKLALENGKHVLVEKPFTQTSDQAKELFTYAKEKNLFIQCYQNRRFDSDFLTVQKVINSGVLGDILEVEMHYDYFRPEVPKSLKFSRENSYLYGHGCHTIDQVLSYFGHPNHITYDVRQLLGKGHFNDYFDLDFFYDSKKVSVKSSYFRLKERPSFIVYGNKGVFVKQTKDRQEEHLKLFYMPTNKDFGIDLPEHYGVLTYVDDDGNYHEEKVISEVGDYGRIYDGVYESIIHGKEKIVKDEETIRQMEILEEGINHIKE, from the coding sequence ATGTTAACGATTGCTTATATTGGAAATGGAAAAAGTACAAATCGCTATCACCTACCTTTTTCATTAAAAAACGAAAACATTCGAGTGAAAACTATTTACTCTCGACGAGATAACAGTGTTTGGGAGAAAATACCTGAAGTAAATTATGTTCATGATTTAAATAAAATCTGGCTCGACGAAGAGATTCAATTAGTCGTCATTTGTACTCCAGTAGAACACTATGAATATGCTAAATTAGCACTAGAAAATGGCAAACATGTATTAGTCGAAAAGCCATTTACACAGACTTCTGACCAAGCAAAAGAGTTATTTACCTATGCAAAAGAAAAGAATCTATTTATCCAATGCTATCAAAATCGCCGATTTGATTCAGATTTCCTAACCGTACAAAAGGTGATTAATAGTGGCGTATTAGGAGATATTTTAGAAGTGGAAATGCACTATGATTATTTCAGACCTGAAGTACCAAAGTCTTTAAAGTTTTCTAGAGAAAACAGCTATCTGTATGGACATGGATGCCATACAATAGATCAAGTTCTCTCTTACTTTGGTCATCCAAATCATATTACTTATGATGTGAGACAACTTCTTGGAAAAGGACATTTTAATGACTATTTTGATTTGGATTTCTTTTATGACTCCAAAAAGGTTTCTGTTAAATCTAGTTATTTCCGTTTGAAAGAACGTCCTAGCTTTATCGTATATGGCAATAAAGGTGTTTTTGTTAAACAAACAAAAGATAGACAAGAAGAACACTTGAAACTATTTTATATGCCAACCAATAAGGATTTTGGGATTGATTTACCAGAGCACTACGGCGTTCTAACTTATGTGGATGATGATGGAAATTATCATGAAGAAAAAGTCATTTCTGAAGTTGGTGACTATGGACGGATTTACGATGGAGTGTATGAATCAATCATTCATGGAAAAGAAAAAATTGTTAAGGATGAAGAAACCATACGGCAGATGGAAATTTTAGAAGAAGGGATTAACCATATCAAAGAGTAA